A DNA window from Flavisolibacter ginsenosidimutans contains the following coding sequences:
- a CDS encoding ClpP family protease, with translation MSLPSEFEKYAVKHRGLSSNTLDSYNKYLVTALTPNIIEERPMNVAVMDVYSRLMMDRIIFLGYPISDEVANIITAQLLFLDSTDRTRDINMYINSPGGSVYAGLGVYDTMQYVSPDVATICIGMAASMGSVLLAAGTKGKRAALKHARVMMHQPSGAIGGQATDIEVTVKEIRKLKRELYDIVVNHSTQTYERVEADFDRDYWMTAMEAKEYGLVDEVLLTNPRKEKKDK, from the coding sequence ATGAGTTTACCATCGGAATTTGAAAAATACGCTGTAAAGCACAGAGGCCTTTCGAGCAACACACTGGACAGTTACAACAAATATCTTGTTACCGCCCTCACACCAAACATTATTGAAGAACGTCCCATGAACGTAGCGGTAATGGACGTTTACAGCCGCCTGATGATGGACCGCATCATCTTCCTCGGCTATCCCATCAGCGATGAAGTGGCCAACATCATCACCGCACAATTGCTTTTCCTTGATTCTACTGATAGAACAAGAGACATCAACATGTACATTAATTCGCCTGGCGGATCGGTGTACGCAGGTTTAGGTGTTTACGATACCATGCAATACGTAAGTCCCGATGTAGCCACAATCTGCATCGGCATGGCTGCATCAATGGGCAGCGTTCTTTTGGCAGCCGGCACCAAGGGCAAGCGGGCCGCATTAAAACACGCAAGAGTAATGATGCACCAGCCCAGCGGCGCCATTGGCGGACAAGCCACCGACATTGAAGTCACCGTAAAAGAAATCCGCAAACTGAAGCGTGAGTTATACGACATTGTCGTTAACCACTCTACCCAAACTTATGAAAGAGTAGAAGCCGATTTCGACCGCGACTACTGGATGACGGCAATGGAAGCAAAAGAATATGGTTTGGTTGATGAAGTTTTATTGACCAATCCCCGCAAAGAGAAAAAAGACAAGTAA
- a CDS encoding ClpP family protease: protein MSFQERLMNPYFSRMSPEPGTPGEPEPDEEEKEERAEVDTRMLYKRMEKHFYDTRSIYLWGVVDDKSAKDVVTKLLLLEADAPGKEIKFYISSPGGSVTSGMVIYDMMKLISSPVSTICMGLAASMGSILLSAGEKGKRFIFPHGEVMIHQPSLGGHIQGVSADMEIHAEQILRTKLMGAQILAENTGQTLERIKKDFERDYWMDAEKSIEYGIVDKIINKL, encoded by the coding sequence ATGAGTTTTCAGGAACGATTGATGAATCCCTACTTCAGCAGAATGAGTCCCGAACCCGGCACACCCGGCGAACCCGAACCTGACGAGGAAGAAAAAGAAGAGCGGGCTGAAGTGGACACCCGCATGTTGTACAAGCGGATGGAAAAACATTTTTACGACACCCGCAGCATCTACCTCTGGGGCGTGGTAGATGATAAGTCCGCGAAAGACGTGGTGACAAAACTTTTGCTTCTTGAAGCCGATGCGCCCGGCAAGGAAATTAAATTCTACATCAGCAGTCCGGGTGGTTCTGTTACCAGTGGTATGGTCATTTACGACATGATGAAATTGATTTCATCACCCGTGAGCACCATTTGCATGGGGCTTGCCGCATCAATGGGAAGCATCCTTTTAAGCGCCGGTGAAAAAGGCAAACGCTTCATCTTTCCGCACGGCGAAGTAATGATTCACCAGCCTTCGCTTGGCGGACACATTCAAGGTGTAAGCGCCGACATGGAAATTCACGCCGAACAGATTCTACGGACAAAACTGATGGGCGCACAAATTCTGGCGGAGAATACCGGCCAAACACTCGAGCGCATCAAAAAAGATTTTGAACGAGACTATTGGATGGACGCAGAAAAAAGCATCGAG